One Urocitellus parryii isolate mUroPar1 chromosome 9, mUroPar1.hap1, whole genome shotgun sequence DNA segment encodes these proteins:
- the Tnfsf4 gene encoding tumor necrosis factor ligand superfamily member 4: MEGVQPLDESVGNTLRSRCQRNKLLLVALVAQGLGLFLCLTLICLYRSAPQVTFQEELAIGGGREKQVGVLELFNLHWLPVLSCRLASLAAGKARALPFSGCEKKFFRIIPEKAETMKVENSSIIINCDGFYLISLKGYFSQEVNVSLYFRKGHNPISIQSTNKKVNFITVVSLAFKDKVYLDLSAHNTSCLPVNGGELILIHQNPGGFCAH; the protein is encoded by the exons ATGGAAGGGGTTCAACCCCTGGATGAGAGTGTAGGAAACACACTCCGGTCAAGATGCCAGAGGAACAAGCTCTTGCTGGTGGCCTTGgtggcccaggggctggggctgttcCTGTGCCTCACCCTCATCTGCCTGTACCGCTCTGCTCCTCAG GTCACCTTCCAGGAAGAATTAGCAAtaggagggggcagggagaagcAAGTCGGAGTCCTGGAGCTCTTCAACCTGCACTGGCTTCCTGTGCTTAGCTGCAGACTAGCCTCACTGGCTGCTGGCAAAGCCAGGG ccCTGCCCTTTTCAGGGTGTGAGAAGAAATTTTTCCGCATTATACCGGAAAAGGCTGAGACCATGAAGGTGGAAAACAGCTCAATCATCATCAACTGTGACGGGTTTTATCTCATCTCCCTGAAGGGCTACTTCTCCCAGGAGGTCAACGTCAGCCTTTACTTTCGGAAGGGTCACAATCCAATCTCCATCCAGAGCACCAACAAGAAGGTCAACTTCATCACGGTGGTCTCTTTGGCTTTCAAAGACAAAGTGTACCTGGACCTGAGTGCTCACAATacctcctgcctcccagtgaATGGTGGGGAATTGATTCTCATCCACCAAAATCCGGGTGGGTTCTGTGCCCACTGA